The Microbacterium sp. W4I20 genome segment GCCGTCCAGCGCGACCGTGAGCACATCCCGGGCGAGGGCGTCGGCGTCTTCCGCGCCGCCCGGCCGGTACCACTCGACGAGCGAGTTGACCATGCCGAAGAGCAGTCGGGTCGCGACCGAGGCGTCGACGTCTGGGCGGACGGCGCCGTCCTCCTGCGCGGCCCGGACGATGCCGGTGACCTCCTGGTCGAAGGCGCGGCGGCGTTCGAGTGCCCGCCGTTCGACCTCGCTGTTGCCCCGCACCCTCAGCAGCAGCGTCACGGACGGCAAGTGCGCGGCGAGCACGCGCACGGCACCCTGCAGCACGGCGGCGAGGCGCTCCCCCGGGACGACGGTGCGCGTGTCGGTGAGCACGCCCTCGAGGCCGTCGAGCGCTTCGCCCAGCGCGGTCTCGAGGATCTCCTCCTTGGAGGAGAAGTGGTGGTAGAGCGCCGCCTTCGACAGTCCCAGCCGGGTCGCGAGCGCGGCGACCGAGGTGGCGTCGTAGCCGGACTCGTTGAAGACGGCGACGGCGGCGTCGAGCAGTCCGCGCCGATCGAACCCGGGGCGCCCGCGCCGCGCCGCGCCGTTCTCCGTCTGACTCACAGCCCCAGTCTGGCAGTCGCCCGCTGTTCCCGTGGCAGCTGTCGTGGGTTCGGGGCCGCTGAAGCCGCAGCAACTGCCACGGGAGCGGAGCAGGCGTCAGGCGAAGTCCTCGAAGATCAGCGTGGTCCGCGTCGAGCGGATCGAGGGGATCGCCTGGATGTCCTCGAGCACGATGCGCCGCAGATCTCGCGCGTCGTTGGCACGCACGAGGAGGATCACGTCGAAGTCTCCGCCGACGAGTGCCATGTGCTCGATCTCGGGGATCCTGCGCAGCCGATCCCGCACGTCCTGCCAGGTCGCCTGTTCGATCGCGAGGGTCACATAGGCGCTCGCATGGTGCCCCAGAAGCACCGGATCGGTGCGCACCGAGTAGCCGGTGATGACCCCGGCATCCGTGAGTCGCTTGATGCGGGCGTGCGCGCCGGCGCGGGAGATGTGCACGGCCTCCGCGATCGCCGTCATCGATGAGCGGGCGTCGCGCCGGAGCTCGTCGAGGATCGCGCGGTCGGTGTCGTCCAGCGTCGTCATGGGAACCCCCTCGTTCGTCGTCGACATTCTGACACTTCGATCTCGAATACGGCAATCCGACACGGTTCGTCCAGCATTCACCGCTGTCTCTTGGATGACTGTCACCGACGAGGCATGCTTGCCCCATCGAGTTCGGCAAGGAGGGCGGACGGATGCTGCACACGGAGATGCTCCCGCGAGACACCGCGGTACGACTGATCGACGAGAACGGCGAGCGCGTCATCGACGAGCACTACGCCCTTCCCGACACCGACACCCTGCTCCGCGCGTACCGGGGGCTCGTCGAAGGACGACGCATCAACGACCAGGCCGGCGCCCTGGTGCGTCAGGGCCGCCTCGCGGTCTACCCGTCATCGCACGGACAGGAGGCGTGCCAGGTCGGCGCCTCGCTGGTCCTCGGTGAGTCCGACTGGCTGTTCCCGACCTACCGCGACTCGGTCGCCGTCATCTCCCGCGGCGTCGAGCCGGCGGACGCGATGGTGCTCCTCAAGGGCGACTGGCACTCGGGCTACGACGTGCGCGCCCATCGGGTCGCTCCCCAGGCCACGCCCCTCGCCACGCAACTGCTGCATGCCGTCGGCTTCGCGCAGGCGGCGAAGCACCGCGGCGAGGACACGGTCGTGCTCGCGCTCTGCGGCGACGGGGCCACGAGCGAGGGCGATTTCCACGAGGCGATGAACTTCGCGGCGGTCTTCCACGTCCCCGTCGTGTTCTTCGTGCAGAACAACGAGTTCGCGATCTCGGTGCCGCTGTCCCGCCAGACGGCCGCGCCCTCGCTCGCACACAAGGCGATCGGGTACGGCATGCCGGGGCAGCGGGTCGACGGCAATGACGTGGCCGCCGTCCTCGCCGTGCTCGGCGAGGCTGTCGATCGCGCACGTACCGGCGGCGGACCCTCGCTGATCGAAGCGCACACCTACCGGATGCAGGCGCACACCAACGCCGACGACGACACGCGCTACCGCGAGCGCGACGAGGTGCAGGCGTGGATCGCCCGCGACCCCCTGCTCCGCCTGCGCGCGCATCTGACCGAGACGGGCGTGCTCGACGCGGAGGCCGAGGAGCGCTTCGCCGCCGGCGCCGAGGAGATCGCCGCCGCGATGCGCACGGCACTGAACACCGATGCCGACCTCGACCCCGAAGACCTCTTCCGGTTCGTGACCGATACCCGCTCGCCGCAGCTCGAGGAGCAGTGGCAGCTGCTGCGCGGCGAGATCGAACGATCGCAGCTCGCCGAGACGGAAAGCGCACACACCGGAGGTGCTCGATGACCATCGCCCCTGACGACGTGGACACCCGGACCGGTTCACCGGCTCGGGAGGTGGCGACCATGAGCATGGCCGCCGCGCTCAACCGGGCACTGGCGGACGCGATCGAGGCCGACCCGGATGTGGTCGTCTTCGGTGAGGACGTCGGCGCGCTCGGCGGCGTCTTCCGCATCACCGACGGGCTCACCGCCCGGTACGGCGAGGAACGCTGCTTCGACACCCCGCTCGCGGAATCGGGCATCGTCGGCACCGCCGTCGGCATGGCCATGAACGGCATGCGCCCGGTCGTCGAGCTGCAGTTCGACGCGTTCGCTCTCCCGGCCTTCGAGCAGGTGGTCAGTCACGTCGCGAAGCTCGGCAACCGCACCCGCGGGGGCATGCGGATGCCGCTGGTGATCCGCATCCCGTTCGGCGGCGGCATCGGCGGGGTCGAGCACCACTGCGATTCCTCCGAGGCCTACTACGCGCACACCCCGGGCCTCACCGTGGTCAGCCCCTCGACTCCCCAGGACGCGTACTCGCTGCTCCGCGCGGCCATCGCCTCGCCCGACCCGGTCGTCTTCCTCGAGCCGAAGAAGCTGTACTGGAGCAAGGGCGAGGTCGACACGTCGATCACGGCCGAGATCGGATCGGCCCGCATCGCGCGGGACGGCACCGACGTCACACTGCTGGCCTACGGCGCCGCGGTGCCGCTCGCGATGGAGGCCGCTGAAGCGGCAGCATCCGAGGGTCGCAGCGTGCAGGTGGTCGACGTGCGATCGCTCTCCCCGTTCGACGACGCGACCGTGACGGCCGCGGTGAAGTCCACCGGCCGGGCCGTCGTGATCGCGGAGGCTCCGGGCTACGCCTCCGTGGCCTCTGAGATCCAGGCGCGGGTGTTCGAGCGCTGCTTCGAGTTCCTCGAGGCGCCGGTGCGTCGCGTCACCGGCTTCGACGTGCCGTATGCCCCGCCGAAGCTCGAGCACTGGTATCTGCCCGACGTCGACCGCGTCCTCGACGCCATCGACACGCTGCACTGGGACGAGGAAGCATGAGCACGCCCACCGTGGGCACCGCGCAGGTGTTCCGACTTCCCGATCTCGGCGAGGGGCTGACCGAGGCAGGTCTCGTGCAGTGGCTCGTCGCCGTGGGCGACACCATCACGACCGATCAGCCGATCGCCGAGGTGGAGACCGCGAAGAGCATCGTCGAGCTCCCCTCGCCGTTCGCGGGTGTCGTGACCGCCCTGCACGGCACGGCCGGCGACACGATCGACGTCGGCTCTCCCGTGCTGGAGGTGGCGGATGCCGCGGCTGGCGCCGCTTCCGAACCCACCCCCGGCCCCACCTCCGGAGGTGCCGTGGAGCAGGAGGCCTACCGGGAGGAGGAGCGCGCCGGTTCGGGCAACGTGCTCATCGGCTACGGCACCAACGAGCGCGCAGCATCCGGGCGCCGCCGCCCCGCCGTCACCCCCGCGAAGCGCGGAGACTCGGCCGTCTCCCGGACGATCTCGCCCGCATCGCCCGAGCACGAGCCGATCGTCCGAGAAGCGGATGCCGGTCACCGCCGCCCGGTCGCCGTCCGCTCCCCACTGGTGCGGCGTCTGGCCCGCGACCTCGGTCTCGACGTGCACGCGATCACCGCGACCGGAGCCGACGGCGCCGTGACTCGCGCCGACGTGCTGCGCGCGGCGGTCGACAACGCCGTGGACGGCGCCGCCGCGCACCACACAGCCGCGAACACCACATCGAACGCTGCGTCGATCGGCGATGGCACCGGCGAGACCGTCGACGGGCTCGCGGTGCGCGCCCGCGAGCGGATGTCGCCGCTGCGCAAGGCTGTCAGCGCCAAGCTCACGCGCAGCCGGTCCGAGATCCCGGAGGCGACGGTCTGGGTCGACGTCGACGCGACCGCGCTGTGGAACCTCCGCGCCGAGATGGCACCCGAGGGAGTCAAGCCGCCGTCGATCACCGCCCTCCTCGCCCGCTTCGTACTCCTCGCCCTCGAGGACTACCCGATCCTCGCCTCGCGCCTGAGCGAGGATGCCGGTGAGCTGATCTCCTTCGACGGCGTGAACCTCGGCGTCGCGGCCGACACCGAGCGTGGGCTGATGGTCCCGGTGATCCCGGGTGCGCACACCCTCAGCGTGGAGCAGCTCGACAGCGCGTTGCGCGAAGTCGCGGCATCCGCCCGGTCGGGATCGATGCCGCCCGAGCGACTCCGCGGATCGACGTTCACCCTGAACAACTACGGCGGGCTCGGGGTGGACGGCTCCGCGGCGATCATCAACCACCCGGACGTCGCGATCCTCGGCATCGGCCGGATCATCGAGCGCCCCTGGGTCGTGGAGGGCGAGATCGTCGTCCGACGCATCGCCCAGCTCTCCCTGGTCTTCGACCACCGGGTCTGCGACGGAGGATACGCGGCCGGGTTCCTGCGTCGCGTGACCGAGCTCATCGAGCATCCGCTGCGCGCTTTCGGGAGGGTCTGATGGCGGAGGCGTTCCTCGTCGGCGGCGTCCGCACGCCGGTCGGTCGCTATGGCGGAGCACTCGCGGGCGTGCGCCCCGACGACCTCGCAGCCCTCGTGGTCCGCGAGGCGATCGCACGAACCGGCCTCCCGGACGACGCGATCGACGAGGTCATCCTCGGCGCGGCCAACCAGGCCGGCGAGGACAACCGCAACGTGGCGCGGATGGCGGTGCTCCTGTCGGGGCTCCCGGACAGCATCCCCGGGATCACGGTGAACCGGTTGTGCGCCTCGGGGATGTCGGCGATCGCGATGGCGGCGCAGGCGATCCGCGCGGGCGATGCCGACATCATGGTGGCGGGCGGCGTCGAGTCGATGACCCGCGCACCGTGGGTGCAGGCCAAGCCCGAGCGCGCGTGGGCGAAGCCCGGCGAGGCGTTCGACACCTCGATCGGCTGGCGCTTCGCCAATCCGCGGCTCACCGCTCGCGACAAGGCGACGTTCTCGATGCCGGAGACGGCCGAGGAGGTCGCCCGC includes the following:
- a CDS encoding TetR/AcrR family transcriptional regulator, with translation MSQTENGAARRGRPGFDRRGLLDAAVAVFNESGYDATSVAALATRLGLSKAALYHHFSSKEEILETALGEALDGLEGVLTDTRTVVPGERLAAVLQGAVRVLAAHLPSVTLLLRVRGNSEVERRALERRRAFDQEVTGIVRAAQEDGAVRPDVDASVATRLLFGMVNSLVEWYRPGGAEDADALARDVLTVALDGLRTR
- a CDS encoding Lrp/AsnC family transcriptional regulator; this translates as MTTLDDTDRAILDELRRDARSSMTAIAEAVHISRAGAHARIKRLTDAGVITGYSVRTDPVLLGHHASAYVTLAIEQATWQDVRDRLRRIPEIEHMALVGGDFDVILLVRANDARDLRRIVLEDIQAIPSIRSTRTTLIFEDFA
- the pdhA gene encoding pyruvate dehydrogenase (acetyl-transferring) E1 component subunit alpha; this translates as MLHTEMLPRDTAVRLIDENGERVIDEHYALPDTDTLLRAYRGLVEGRRINDQAGALVRQGRLAVYPSSHGQEACQVGASLVLGESDWLFPTYRDSVAVISRGVEPADAMVLLKGDWHSGYDVRAHRVAPQATPLATQLLHAVGFAQAAKHRGEDTVVLALCGDGATSEGDFHEAMNFAAVFHVPVVFFVQNNEFAISVPLSRQTAAPSLAHKAIGYGMPGQRVDGNDVAAVLAVLGEAVDRARTGGGPSLIEAHTYRMQAHTNADDDTRYRERDEVQAWIARDPLLRLRAHLTETGVLDAEAEERFAAGAEEIAAAMRTALNTDADLDPEDLFRFVTDTRSPQLEEQWQLLRGEIERSQLAETESAHTGGAR
- a CDS encoding alpha-ketoacid dehydrogenase subunit beta, which gives rise to MTIAPDDVDTRTGSPAREVATMSMAAALNRALADAIEADPDVVVFGEDVGALGGVFRITDGLTARYGEERCFDTPLAESGIVGTAVGMAMNGMRPVVELQFDAFALPAFEQVVSHVAKLGNRTRGGMRMPLVIRIPFGGGIGGVEHHCDSSEAYYAHTPGLTVVSPSTPQDAYSLLRAAIASPDPVVFLEPKKLYWSKGEVDTSITAEIGSARIARDGTDVTLLAYGAAVPLAMEAAEAAASEGRSVQVVDVRSLSPFDDATVTAAVKSTGRAVVIAEAPGYASVASEIQARVFERCFEFLEAPVRRVTGFDVPYAPPKLEHWYLPDVDRVLDAIDTLHWDEEA
- a CDS encoding dihydrolipoamide acetyltransferase family protein, which gives rise to MSTPTVGTAQVFRLPDLGEGLTEAGLVQWLVAVGDTITTDQPIAEVETAKSIVELPSPFAGVVTALHGTAGDTIDVGSPVLEVADAAAGAASEPTPGPTSGGAVEQEAYREEERAGSGNVLIGYGTNERAASGRRRPAVTPAKRGDSAVSRTISPASPEHEPIVREADAGHRRPVAVRSPLVRRLARDLGLDVHAITATGADGAVTRADVLRAAVDNAVDGAAAHHTAANTTSNAASIGDGTGETVDGLAVRARERMSPLRKAVSAKLTRSRSEIPEATVWVDVDATALWNLRAEMAPEGVKPPSITALLARFVLLALEDYPILASRLSEDAGELISFDGVNLGVAADTERGLMVPVIPGAHTLSVEQLDSALREVAASARSGSMPPERLRGSTFTLNNYGGLGVDGSAAIINHPDVAILGIGRIIERPWVVEGEIVVRRIAQLSLVFDHRVCDGGYAAGFLRRVTELIEHPLRAFGRV